From Yersinia hibernica, a single genomic window includes:
- the mscS gene encoding small-conductance mechanosensitive channel MscS, with protein sequence MEELNVVDSINEASSWFINNQDLLIQYAVNLVAALLILIVGSIIAKVVSRMLGRVMKLRGIDATVADFLAAMVRYSILAFTIVAVLGRLGVQTASVIAVIGAAGLAVGLALQGSLSNFAAGVLLVAFRPFKAGEYVDLGGVAGTVVQVQIFSTTLRTVDDKIIVVPNGKIIANNIINTSREPNRRTDMVIGVAYNADIDVVKKVLGDIIAADARIMHDKGVTIRLNEMAASSLNFTVRVWTTNGDAMDVYWDLMENFKRALDAHKIGIPYPQMDVHLHQVDNAQSTPSA encoded by the coding sequence ATGGAAGAGTTAAACGTAGTTGATAGTATTAATGAGGCCAGTTCGTGGTTTATCAATAATCAGGATTTGCTGATTCAATATGCCGTGAATCTTGTCGCGGCGCTGTTGATCCTGATTGTTGGTTCCATCATTGCCAAGGTGGTTTCTCGCATGTTGGGCCGGGTCATGAAGTTACGTGGCATTGATGCCACTGTGGCGGATTTTCTGGCGGCCATGGTGCGCTACAGCATTCTGGCCTTTACCATTGTTGCCGTGCTGGGCCGTCTTGGGGTGCAAACCGCCTCGGTGATTGCGGTCATCGGTGCTGCCGGTTTAGCTGTGGGTTTGGCGCTACAAGGCTCCCTGTCCAACTTTGCCGCCGGTGTGTTGCTGGTCGCTTTCCGTCCATTTAAGGCCGGTGAGTATGTTGATCTGGGCGGTGTTGCCGGTACTGTGGTGCAGGTGCAGATTTTCTCAACCACTTTGCGTACCGTTGATGACAAAATCATCGTGGTGCCGAATGGTAAAATTATTGCGAACAACATCATCAATACCAGCCGTGAACCGAATCGCCGCACTGATATGGTTATCGGTGTTGCCTATAATGCTGATATTGATGTGGTGAAGAAAGTGCTGGGTGACATCATCGCAGCCGATGCACGCATTATGCATGACAAGGGTGTGACCATCCGCCTGAATGAGATGGCGGCGTCATCATTGAACTTTACCGTGCGTGTTTGGACGACCAATGGCGATGCCATGGATGTGTATTGGGATTTGATGGAAAACTTCAAACGCGCGCTAGATGCGCACAAAATTGGCATTCCCTATCCGCAGATGGACGTGCATTTGCATCAGGTTGATAATGCGCAATCTACCCCGTCGGCTTAA
- the epd gene encoding erythrose-4-phosphate dehydrogenase: protein MTIRIAINGFGRIGRSVLRALYESGRRAEISVVAINELANAEGMAHLLKYDSSHGRFAWDVRQECDKLYVGDDIIRLIHQSEVEQLPWGELGIDVVLDCSGVYGSRADGEAHLTSGAKKVLFAHPGGHDLDATVVYGVNHQDLQADHRIVSNASCTTNCIIPIIQLLDVAYGIESGTVTTIHSSMNDQPVIDAYHQDLRRTRAASQSIIPVDTKLAAGITRIFPKFCDRFEAISVRVPTINVTAIDLSVSVTSPVGVAEVNQLLQKAARGSFRGIVDYTELPLVSTDFNHDPHSAIVDCTQTRVSGQHLIKTLVWCDNEWGFANRMLDTTLAMAKSGF, encoded by the coding sequence ATGACAATCCGCATAGCGATAAATGGCTTTGGCCGCATTGGCCGTAGCGTTTTACGCGCATTGTATGAATCAGGTCGCCGGGCAGAGATTTCTGTTGTTGCGATTAATGAGTTGGCTAACGCAGAAGGGATGGCCCATCTGTTGAAGTATGACTCAAGCCATGGCCGCTTTGCCTGGGATGTTCGTCAGGAATGTGACAAATTATACGTCGGGGACGATATTATTCGGCTGATACATCAGTCAGAAGTTGAGCAGTTACCCTGGGGTGAGCTAGGAATTGATGTGGTTCTGGATTGTAGCGGTGTGTATGGCAGCCGCGCCGATGGCGAGGCGCATTTAACCTCCGGTGCCAAAAAGGTGCTGTTTGCCCATCCCGGTGGCCATGATTTGGATGCTACGGTGGTTTATGGTGTTAACCATCAGGATTTACAGGCAGATCACCGAATTGTTTCCAACGCGTCCTGTACCACGAACTGCATTATTCCTATTATTCAGCTGTTGGATGTGGCTTATGGCATCGAGTCCGGCACTGTCACCACCATTCATTCATCAATGAATGACCAGCCGGTTATTGATGCTTATCATCAGGATTTACGTCGTACCCGAGCAGCAAGCCAGTCAATTATTCCGGTTGATACTAAATTAGCAGCAGGGATTACCCGTATTTTTCCGAAGTTTTGTGACCGGTTTGAGGCCATCTCGGTGCGGGTGCCAACTATCAACGTCACGGCCATTGATCTCAGTGTCAGTGTGACAAGCCCGGTTGGGGTGGCTGAGGTTAACCAGCTTTTGCAAAAGGCAGCAAGAGGTTCATTTCGTGGTATAGTTGACTATACGGAATTACCATTGGTGTCGACGGATTTTAACCATGATCCGCACAGTGCGATTGTTGATTGCACTCAGACGCGAGTCAGTGGGCAGCACCTGATTAAGACGTTGGTATGGTGCGATAACGAATGGGGTTTCGCCAATAGAATGTTGGATACGACATTGGCGATGGCCAAAAGTGGTTTCTAG
- a CDS encoding M48 family metallopeptidase, with translation MKIRTSMIALSLTALLSGCQNMNTDGLMKSGAQAFQAATLSDADVKNLSEKSCAEMDQKAQIASADSAYGKRLAKISAALGDNINGTPANYKVYVTKEVNAWAMANGCIRVYSGLMDMMTDNEVEGVLGHEMGHVALGHTRKAMQVAYGTTALRTAAASAGGVAGQLSQSQLADIGEKLVNAQFSQKQESEADDYSFDLLKKQGIDPNGLVTSFEKLATMEAGRSSSMFDDHPSSQARADHIRQRIATEK, from the coding sequence ATGAAAATTCGTACCTCAATGATTGCCCTGAGCCTTACGGCATTACTTAGCGGCTGCCAGAATATGAATACCGATGGCTTGATGAAGTCCGGCGCTCAAGCTTTTCAAGCGGCCACCCTGAGTGATGCTGATGTGAAAAACCTCAGTGAGAAATCTTGTGCGGAAATGGATCAAAAGGCCCAAATAGCCTCCGCAGACAGCGCCTATGGTAAACGCCTGGCAAAAATTTCGGCGGCATTAGGCGATAACATCAATGGTACGCCAGCTAACTATAAGGTTTACGTCACTAAAGAGGTGAATGCTTGGGCGATGGCAAATGGTTGCATCCGTGTTTACAGCGGCTTGATGGACATGATGACGGACAATGAAGTCGAAGGGGTTCTCGGCCATGAGATGGGGCATGTCGCATTAGGGCATACTCGCAAGGCCATGCAAGTCGCTTATGGCACCACCGCGCTGCGCACGGCGGCAGCCTCCGCCGGTGGTGTTGCCGGGCAACTTTCCCAGTCCCAGTTAGCCGATATTGGCGAGAAATTGGTTAACGCCCAATTCTCACAAAAACAAGAAAGTGAAGCCGATGATTATTCATTCGATTTGCTGAAAAAGCAGGGTATTGATCCCAACGGTTTGGTCACCAGCTTCGAAAAATTGGCCACCATGGAAGCTGGCCGCAGCAGTAGCATGTTTGATGACCACCCGTCTTCACAAGCGCGAGCGGACCATATCCGCCAGCGTATCGCAACAGAGAAATAA
- the rpiA gene encoding ribose-5-phosphate isomerase RpiA — protein MTQDELKKAVGWAALDYVKPGTIVGVGTGSTAAHFIDALGSIKNQIEGAVSSSDASTAKLKSYGIQVFDCNEVDVLDIYVDGADEINSQMQMIKGGGAALTREKIIAAIARQFICIADASKQVGVLGKFPLPVEVIPMARSYVARELVKLGGLPEYRQNVVTDNGNIILDVHNLTILDAIALENKINGIAGVVTVGLFANRGADVALIGTADGVKTVVLK, from the coding sequence ATGACTCAGGATGAACTTAAAAAAGCAGTGGGCTGGGCAGCATTAGATTATGTCAAACCCGGCACTATCGTGGGGGTCGGCACCGGCTCTACTGCGGCACATTTTATTGATGCCCTTGGCTCTATCAAAAATCAAATTGAGGGGGCCGTTTCTAGCTCAGATGCTTCTACCGCTAAGCTAAAAAGTTATGGCATTCAAGTGTTTGATTGCAACGAAGTCGATGTATTGGATATCTATGTCGATGGCGCTGATGAAATTAACAGCCAAATGCAGATGATAAAAGGCGGTGGTGCAGCACTGACCCGCGAGAAAATCATCGCGGCGATTGCGCGTCAGTTTATCTGCATTGCCGATGCTTCCAAGCAGGTTGGTGTGCTGGGTAAATTCCCACTGCCGGTCGAAGTTATCCCAATGGCGCGTTCTTATGTGGCGCGCGAGCTGGTTAAATTGGGTGGATTACCGGAATATCGTCAGAATGTAGTGACTGATAATGGCAACATTATTTTAGATGTCCATAATCTGACAATTTTGGATGCCATTGCGCTAGAGAATAAAATTAATGGGATAGCCGGGGTAGTCACTGTCGGGTTATTTGCTAACCGAGGTGCGGATGTGGCACTGATTGGCACCGCCGACGGTGTTAAGACGGTCGTGCTTAAGTGA
- the argO gene encoding arginine exporter ArgO, translated as MLAVFLQGFALSAAMILPLGPQNAFVMNQGIKRQHHLMSAGLCALSDIILICAGIFGGSALLNRSPLLLALVTWGGVAFLLWYGWGALTSAWRGDSSSTAVAAGAQGRWRILVTLLAVTWLNPHVYLDTFVVLGSLGGQLLPDVRPWFAFGAVSASVAWFFCLALLAAWLSPWLNRPTSQRVINLLVGGVMWFIAFQLAQQGLNL; from the coding sequence ATGTTAGCTGTTTTTTTGCAGGGTTTTGCTCTCAGTGCTGCCATGATTTTGCCTCTGGGGCCGCAAAATGCTTTTGTGATGAATCAGGGAATTAAGCGGCAACACCATTTAATGAGTGCCGGGCTGTGTGCTCTGAGCGACATTATCTTGATTTGCGCCGGTATTTTTGGTGGCAGCGCTTTATTAAACCGCTCACCATTGCTATTGGCGCTGGTCACCTGGGGTGGGGTGGCATTTCTGCTCTGGTATGGCTGGGGCGCATTGACGTCTGCATGGCGTGGTGACAGTTCGTCAACCGCAGTGGCTGCCGGGGCACAAGGGCGCTGGCGTATTCTGGTGACACTCTTGGCGGTAACCTGGCTTAACCCGCATGTGTATCTGGATACCTTTGTGGTGCTGGGGAGTTTGGGCGGGCAGTTATTACCGGATGTCCGGCCTTGGTTTGCTTTTGGCGCTGTAAGTGCCTCAGTTGCCTGGTTTTTTTGTCTGGCATTGCTGGCGGCGTGGTTATCACCATGGCTTAATCGCCCCACCTCACAGCGAGTCATCAATTTGCTGGTGGGCGGCGTGATGTGGTTTATTGCTTTTCAGCTAGCGCAACAGGGCTTAAACCTGTGA
- the pgk gene encoding phosphoglycerate kinase, protein MSVIKMTDLDLAGKRVLIRADLNVPVKDGKVTSDARIRASLPTIETALKQGAKVMVTSHLGRPTEGEYNEEFSLLPVVNYLKDKLSAPVRLAKDYLDGVEIAAGELVVLENVRFNKGEKKDDETLSKKYAALCDVYVMDAFGTAHRAQASTHGVGKFAPIACAGPLLSAELEALGKALGNPARPMVAIVGGSKVSTKLTVLGALSKIADQLIVGGGIANTFVAAQGNNVGKSLYEADLIPEAKRLLETCDIPVPTDVRVATEFSETATATLKPANQIKDDEQILDLGDVSAQRLAEILKNAKTILWNGPVGVFEFPNFRKGTEIVARAIAESEAFSIAGGGDTLAAIDLFGIADQISYISTGGGAFLEFVEGKKLPAVVMLEERAKQ, encoded by the coding sequence ATGTCTGTAATTAAGATGACCGATCTGGATCTGGCTGGTAAGCGTGTGCTGATCCGTGCGGATCTCAATGTTCCGGTAAAAGATGGCAAAGTGACTTCTGATGCGCGTATCCGTGCATCTCTGCCGACCATTGAGACGGCACTGAAGCAAGGCGCTAAGGTAATGGTTACTTCTCACTTGGGTCGTCCGACCGAAGGCGAGTACAACGAAGAGTTCTCCTTGTTGCCAGTGGTTAATTACCTGAAAGACAAATTGTCTGCTCCGGTACGTCTGGCGAAAGATTATCTGGACGGCGTTGAAATTGCAGCGGGTGAGTTGGTGGTTCTGGAAAACGTTCGCTTTAACAAAGGCGAAAAGAAAGACGACGAAACACTATCCAAAAAATATGCCGCACTGTGTGATGTGTATGTCATGGATGCGTTTGGTACTGCCCACCGTGCACAAGCTTCGACTCACGGCGTAGGTAAATTTGCCCCTATCGCCTGTGCCGGCCCGTTGTTATCTGCCGAGTTGGAAGCATTAGGTAAAGCACTGGGTAACCCAGCGCGTCCAATGGTAGCCATCGTTGGTGGCTCTAAAGTTTCGACCAAGCTGACGGTGCTGGGTGCGCTGTCTAAAATTGCAGACCAACTGATTGTTGGTGGCGGTATCGCCAATACCTTCGTTGCTGCTCAAGGCAACAATGTGGGCAAATCGCTGTATGAAGCAGACCTGATTCCAGAAGCAAAACGCCTGCTGGAAACTTGCGATATCCCGGTTCCTACCGATGTGCGTGTTGCGACCGAGTTCTCTGAAACAGCTACCGCAACATTGAAACCTGCGAACCAAATCAAAGATGACGAGCAAATTCTGGATTTGGGCGACGTGTCTGCACAACGTCTGGCTGAAATCCTGAAAAACGCCAAAACCATTCTGTGGAATGGCCCGGTTGGTGTGTTCGAGTTCCCTAACTTCCGTAAAGGGACTGAAATTGTGGCTCGCGCCATCGCAGAGAGCGAAGCATTCTCTATCGCCGGCGGCGGTGACACTCTGGCAGCAATCGACTTGTTCGGTATTGCCGACCAAATCTCTTACATCTCCACTGGCGGCGGTGCTTTCCTTGAGTTCGTAGAAGGGAAAAAACTGCCAGCGGTTGTGATGTTGGAAGAGCGCGCTAAGCAGTAA
- a CDS encoding LysR family transcriptional regulator ArgP codes for MKRPDYRTLQALDAVIRERGFERAAQKLCITQSAVSQRIKQLENLFGQPLLVRTVPPRPTEQGQKLLALLHQVELLEEEWLGNDNGGDTPLLLSLAVNADSLATWLLPALKPVLADSPIRLNLQVEDETRTQERLRRGEVVGAVSIQPQPLPSCLVDQLGALDYLFVASKPFAERYFPNGVTRSALLKAPAVAFDHLDDMHQAFLQQNFDLSPGSVPCHIVNSSEAFVQLARQGTTCCMIPHLQIEKELASGELINLTPGLLQRRMLFWHRFAPESRTMRKVTDALLSYGRQVLRQD; via the coding sequence ATGAAACGCCCAGACTACCGTACGCTACAAGCGCTGGACGCGGTGATCCGTGAACGCGGTTTTGAACGCGCGGCACAAAAGCTCTGTATCACCCAATCGGCGGTATCTCAGCGCATTAAGCAGTTGGAAAACCTGTTCGGCCAGCCGCTGTTAGTGCGCACTGTGCCCCCCCGGCCAACGGAGCAAGGGCAGAAATTGCTCGCGTTACTGCATCAGGTTGAATTACTGGAAGAAGAGTGGCTCGGCAATGATAACGGCGGGGATACCCCACTGCTGTTGTCATTGGCGGTCAACGCCGACAGTTTGGCAACCTGGCTGCTGCCAGCTTTAAAACCGGTGCTGGCAGACTCCCCGATTCGGCTCAATTTACAAGTCGAAGATGAAACCCGAACCCAAGAGCGGCTACGTCGCGGCGAAGTGGTGGGTGCCGTCAGTATCCAGCCACAACCGCTACCCAGTTGTTTAGTCGATCAACTCGGCGCATTGGATTATCTGTTTGTGGCGTCCAAGCCCTTTGCCGAGCGGTATTTTCCCAATGGAGTGACTCGCTCGGCATTGCTGAAAGCCCCTGCCGTGGCTTTTGACCATTTAGATGATATGCATCAGGCATTTTTGCAGCAGAATTTCGATTTATCGCCAGGGAGTGTGCCCTGCCATATCGTGAATTCGTCAGAAGCGTTTGTACAGTTGGCCAGACAAGGCACCACCTGCTGTATGATCCCGCATCTGCAAATCGAAAAAGAGTTGGCATCCGGCGAACTGATTAATCTGACTCCGGGGTTATTGCAACGACGAATGTTGTTCTGGCATCGATTCGCGCCAGAAAGCCGGACAATGAGAAAAGTGACTGACGCCCTGTTATCTTACGGGCGTCAGGTATTACGGCAAGACTAG
- a CDS encoding protein-tyrosine phosphatase family protein: MPRVRPTLTPLNLSPIKNNQPQTDVEKLLESIEKHKQILILAKDSNENIALKYQRYSDINTPEATAIMAPNNIDLPANHIRLGTDKGVIRSQYPTVEGLTAFKAMLAEKRITIVVVIADSNMLDHSQGKYRTEHPAYFANKENLKNYVSPPVNNIEIDCYQMPLKDGNNKTIPINFAHIKNWQDRTAFGKNEIRELAEIVTTLHQRALNNFQKQGSQAVKADVKTLPVIHCSAGVGRTGQLIAAMELINPDSRLSLESIIKTLREEGNPNMVQTSAQLDVLIDLAEDLKKPLLAKYE, translated from the coding sequence ATGCCTAGAGTTAGACCCACCCTCACTCCCCTCAACCTGAGTCCTATTAAAAATAATCAGCCGCAAACAGACGTCGAAAAGCTACTAGAGTCAATTGAAAAACATAAGCAGATTTTAATATTGGCAAAAGACAGCAATGAAAATATAGCGCTTAAATATCAAAGATATAGTGATATCAACACACCGGAAGCAACCGCTATCATGGCACCCAACAATATTGATCTACCCGCCAACCATATACGGCTAGGAACAGATAAGGGGGTGATACGCAGCCAGTACCCTACGGTTGAAGGATTGACGGCTTTTAAGGCTATGTTAGCAGAGAAACGCATCACTATAGTGGTGGTTATTGCTGACAGTAATATGCTAGATCATTCGCAAGGCAAGTATCGAACAGAGCATCCCGCTTATTTTGCTAATAAAGAGAATCTGAAAAATTATGTTAGTCCGCCAGTCAATAATATTGAGATTGATTGTTATCAGATGCCACTAAAGGACGGTAATAACAAAACTATCCCTATAAATTTTGCACATATAAAAAATTGGCAAGATCGTACCGCTTTCGGGAAAAATGAAATTAGGGAGCTGGCTGAAATTGTTACAACCCTACACCAACGAGCACTTAATAATTTTCAAAAACAGGGCAGTCAGGCCGTTAAAGCTGATGTTAAAACACTACCTGTCATTCATTGTAGCGCAGGGGTTGGCCGTACTGGGCAATTGATAGCGGCTATGGAGTTAATCAATCCAGATTCAAGGCTAAGCTTAGAGTCCATTATTAAAACACTACGTGAAGAAGGTAACCCAAATATGGTTCAGACCTCCGCGCAACTGGATGTATTAATTGATTTAGCTGAAGACTTAAAAAAACCGCTATTGGCTAAATATGAATAA
- the tkt gene encoding transketolase, with product MSSRKELANAIRALSMDAVQKANSGHPGAPMGMADIAEVLWRDYLNHNPTNPHWADRDRFVLSNGHGSMLIYSLLHLTGYDLPMEELKNFRQLHSKTPGHPEYGYTAGVETTTGPLGQGIANAVGFAIAERTLGAQFNRPGHDIVDHHTYAFMGDGCMMEGISHEVCSLAGTMKLGKLTAFYDDNGISIDGHVEGWFTDDTAARFEAYGWHVVRGVDGHNADSIKAAIEQAHKVTDKPSLLMCKTIIGFGSPKKAGTHDSHGAPLGADEVAATREALGWKYPAFEIPQDIYAAWDAKEAGQAKEAAWNEKFAAYAKAYPELAAEFKRRVSGELPANWAAESKKFIEELQANPAKIASRKASQNALEAFGKVLPEFLGGSADLAPSNLTIWSGSKSLSDDLAGNYIHYGVREFGMSAIMNGIALHGGFIPYGATFLMFVEYARNAVRMAALMKIRSIFVYTHDSIGLGEDGPTHQPVEQMASLRVTPNMSTWRPCDQVESAVAWQYALERKDGPSALIFSRQNLAQQPRTAEQLANISKGAYVLKDCAGQPELIFIATGSEVELAVAAADQLTAAGRKVRVVSMPSTDAFDKQDAAYRESVLPSAVSARVAVEAGIADYWYKYVGLNGAVVGMHTFGESAPAELLFKEFGFTVENVVAQAQALLK from the coding sequence ATGTCCTCTCGTAAAGAGCTTGCCAACGCGATCCGCGCACTAAGCATGGACGCAGTGCAAAAAGCGAATTCCGGCCACCCCGGCGCCCCTATGGGTATGGCAGATATTGCCGAAGTTCTGTGGCGTGATTACCTGAACCATAATCCAACCAATCCACACTGGGCTGATCGCGACCGTTTCGTCTTGTCGAATGGTCACGGCTCTATGTTGATCTATAGCTTGCTGCATCTCACTGGCTATGATCTGCCGATGGAAGAACTGAAAAATTTCCGCCAATTACACTCTAAAACGCCAGGTCATCCTGAATATGGTTATACCGCGGGTGTAGAAACCACCACCGGCCCGTTGGGGCAGGGTATTGCCAATGCTGTGGGTTTTGCGATTGCAGAACGCACTCTGGGCGCGCAGTTTAACCGCCCAGGCCATGACATCGTCGATCACCACACCTATGCCTTTATGGGTGATGGCTGCATGATGGAAGGCATTTCCCATGAAGTTTGTTCTCTGGCGGGCACCATGAAGCTGGGCAAACTGACCGCGTTCTATGATGACAACGGTATCTCCATCGATGGCCACGTTGAAGGTTGGTTCACTGATGATACCGCTGCCCGCTTCGAAGCTTACGGCTGGCATGTTGTTCGTGGTGTTGATGGTCATAATGCTGATTCGATAAAAGCGGCCATCGAACAAGCCCACAAAGTGACCGACAAACCCTCCCTGTTGATGTGCAAAACCATTATCGGTTTTGGTTCACCGAAGAAAGCCGGTACCCATGATTCGCACGGCGCACCATTAGGTGCTGATGAAGTTGCCGCGACCCGTGAAGCATTGGGCTGGAAATACCCGGCATTCGAGATTCCACAGGATATCTATGCCGCGTGGGATGCCAAAGAAGCGGGCCAGGCGAAAGAAGCGGCTTGGAATGAGAAGTTTGCCGCTTATGCTAAAGCATATCCAGAACTGGCTGCTGAATTCAAACGTCGTGTCAGTGGTGAACTGCCCGCTAACTGGGCGGCTGAATCCAAGAAATTCATCGAAGAGTTACAAGCCAATCCTGCTAAAATTGCCAGCCGCAAAGCATCACAAAATGCGCTGGAAGCTTTCGGTAAGGTATTGCCTGAATTCCTGGGCGGCTCTGCTGACTTGGCACCAAGTAACCTGACTATCTGGTCTGGCTCTAAATCACTGAGTGATGATCTGGCGGGTAACTACATTCATTACGGTGTGCGTGAGTTTGGTATGTCTGCCATCATGAATGGTATTGCGCTGCACGGCGGCTTCATTCCTTACGGCGCAACTTTCCTGATGTTTGTGGAATATGCCCGTAACGCAGTGCGCATGGCAGCACTGATGAAAATCCGTAGCATCTTTGTTTACACCCATGACTCTATCGGCTTAGGTGAAGATGGCCCAACCCATCAGCCCGTTGAGCAGATGGCCAGCTTGCGCGTGACACCCAATATGAGCACTTGGCGTCCATGTGACCAAGTTGAGTCAGCGGTGGCATGGCAGTATGCCTTGGAACGTAAAGACGGCCCAAGTGCGCTTATCTTCTCCCGCCAAAACTTGGCACAACAGCCGCGTACCGCTGAGCAGTTAGCGAACATTTCTAAAGGCGCTTATGTGCTGAAAGATTGCGCGGGTCAGCCAGAATTGATCTTCATTGCCACCGGTTCTGAAGTTGAACTGGCGGTTGCTGCTGCTGACCAACTGACTGCTGCTGGCCGTAAAGTGCGCGTTGTGTCTATGCCATCAACGGATGCATTCGACAAACAAGATGCCGCTTACCGCGAGTCGGTATTGCCATCTGCGGTTAGCGCGCGTGTTGCGGTTGAAGCCGGTATTGCAGATTACTGGTACAAATACGTCGGCCTGAATGGCGCAGTGGTGGGGATGCACACCTTTGGTGAGTCTGCTCCAGCGGAATTGCTGTTCAAAGAGTTTGGTTTCACCGTCGAAAACGTGGTGGCGCAAGCTCAGGCGCTGTTGAAATAA
- the fbaA gene encoding class II fructose-bisphosphate aldolase — translation MSKIFDFVKPGVITGDDVQKVFAVAKENNFALPAVNCVGTDSINAVLETAAKVRAPVIVQFSNGGAAFIAGKGVKTDVPQGAAILGAISGAHHVHQMAEHYGVPVILHTDHCAKKLLPWLDGLLDAGEKHFAATGKPLFSSHMIDLSEESLEENIEICSKYLTRMSKLGMTLEIELGCTGGEEDGVDNSHMDASSLYTQPQDVDYAYEKLNAISPRFTIAASFGNVHGVYKPGNVKLTPTILRDSQDYVSKKHNLPHNSLDFVFHGGSGSTAAEIKEAVSYGVVKMNIDTDTQWATWEGILNYYKKNEGYLQGQLGNPEGADKPNKKHYDPRVWLRAAQVSMIARLELAFKELNAIDVL, via the coding sequence ATGTCTAAAATTTTTGATTTCGTAAAACCAGGTGTCATCACAGGTGATGACGTGCAGAAAGTGTTTGCCGTGGCAAAAGAGAATAATTTTGCTCTGCCAGCAGTTAACTGTGTCGGCACCGACTCTATCAACGCAGTGCTGGAAACAGCAGCCAAAGTGCGTGCGCCAGTCATCGTGCAGTTCTCTAACGGTGGTGCAGCATTTATCGCAGGTAAAGGCGTGAAAACTGATGTGCCGCAAGGTGCCGCAATCCTGGGCGCTATCTCTGGTGCGCACCATGTGCATCAGATGGCTGAGCACTACGGTGTTCCAGTTATTCTGCATACCGACCATTGTGCTAAGAAATTGCTGCCATGGTTAGACGGCTTGTTGGATGCAGGTGAGAAACACTTTGCTGCCACCGGCAAACCTCTGTTCTCTTCTCACATGATTGACCTGTCTGAAGAGTCCTTGGAAGAAAACATCGAAATCTGTAGCAAGTACCTGACTCGCATGTCAAAACTGGGTATGACGCTGGAAATCGAACTGGGTTGTACCGGTGGTGAAGAAGATGGCGTAGACAATAGCCATATGGATGCATCTTCTCTGTATACTCAGCCGCAAGATGTTGATTACGCTTACGAAAAACTGAACGCTATCAGCCCGCGTTTCACTATCGCTGCTTCTTTCGGTAACGTACACGGTGTTTACAAACCCGGTAATGTGAAATTGACCCCAACTATTCTGCGTGATTCTCAGGATTATGTGTCTAAGAAACATAATCTGCCGCACAACAGCTTGGACTTCGTGTTCCATGGCGGTTCAGGTTCTACTGCTGCTGAAATCAAAGAAGCGGTCAGCTATGGCGTTGTGAAAATGAATATCGACACCGATACCCAATGGGCAACGTGGGAAGGTATTCTGAACTACTACAAAAAGAATGAAGGCTATCTGCAAGGCCAACTGGGTAACCCAGAAGGTGCTGATAAGCCAAACAAAAAACATTACGATCCACGTGTATGGCTGCGTGCAGCACAGGTTTCAATGATTGCCCGTCTGGAACTGGCATTCAAAGAACTGAATGCTATCGACGTACTGTAA
- a CDS encoding oxidative stress defense protein, translated as MKLKTLALAAMMGLGTLPLALQVQAAEVPEGPHVVTSGTASVDATPDIATIAIEVSVSAKDAADAKKQADTRVAQYFDFLRKSGIEKKDINAANIRTQPEYDYQKTGEAVLKGYRAVRQVQVTLRQLDKLNELLDGALKSGLNEIRAVKLGVANPETYREQARKKAIENAISQAGALADGFKVKLGPVYSIRYHVANYQPMPVARMFKSAEAAPATDAAQTYEQQTIHFDDQVDVVFELKTSANTPTTAAK; from the coding sequence GTGAAGTTGAAGACATTGGCTTTGGCCGCAATGATGGGATTAGGGACGTTACCTTTGGCGCTACAAGTTCAAGCTGCCGAAGTGCCAGAAGGGCCGCATGTTGTCACCTCCGGCACCGCCAGTGTTGATGCGACGCCAGATATCGCCACTATCGCCATTGAAGTCAGTGTATCTGCCAAAGATGCCGCAGATGCCAAAAAACAGGCGGATACTCGCGTCGCGCAATATTTTGATTTCTTGCGCAAGAGTGGCATTGAGAAAAAAGATATCAATGCGGCCAATATTCGCACTCAACCTGAATATGATTACCAGAAAACCGGTGAGGCGGTACTGAAAGGCTACCGTGCAGTACGCCAGGTTCAGGTGACACTGCGCCAACTGGATAAGTTGAATGAGCTACTGGACGGGGCGCTAAAATCGGGCCTCAATGAGATTCGTGCTGTGAAACTGGGGGTCGCTAACCCGGAGACTTACCGCGAACAGGCCCGTAAAAAAGCCATTGAAAATGCCATTAGCCAGGCGGGGGCATTAGCTGACGGATTTAAGGTTAAATTAGGGCCGGTATACAGCATTCGTTACCATGTCGCTAACTACCAGCCGATGCCGGTAGCGCGCATGTTCAAGAGTGCTGAAGCCGCACCTGCCACTGATGCTGCTCAAACTTATGAGCAACAAACTATTCATTTCGACGATCAAGTTGATGTGGTGTTTGAACTGAAAACCAGCGCTAACACGCCCACAACCGCAGCCAAATAA